A section of the Thermotoga caldifontis AZM44c09 genome encodes:
- a CDS encoding ABC transporter ATP-binding protein — MDSILTVKNLSTYFYMEEGIVAAVDDVSFELRPQEVLGIVGETGSGKSVTVKSIMRLIKPPGKIVSGQVIYKGQDILKLDEKEMYNIRGKEISMVFQDPMTSLNPLFTIGDQLMETIMQHQKVSREEAYKRAVEMLRLVQIPEPEKRMKAYPFEFSGGMRQRVVIAIALSCNPSILIADEPTTALDVTIQAQILELMRQLQETLKMAMIFITHDLGVIASMAHRIIVMYGGKQMEEGSAEDIFYNPVHPYTNMLLRSIPRVDKKIERLEPIPGQPPRMIDIPKVCPFLPRCPRSIDECSKRIPDMIEVSPGHRVRCFNPVEGGV; from the coding sequence GTGGACAGCATTCTGACCGTCAAAAATCTGTCGACATACTTCTACATGGAGGAAGGCATCGTTGCCGCAGTTGACGACGTCAGCTTCGAGCTCAGACCCCAAGAAGTGCTCGGCATAGTCGGTGAAACTGGTTCTGGTAAGAGCGTCACGGTCAAATCGATCATGCGTCTGATAAAACCCCCGGGAAAGATAGTGAGCGGGCAGGTCATTTACAAAGGGCAGGACATACTCAAGCTCGACGAGAAAGAGATGTACAACATACGCGGTAAAGAAATCAGCATGGTTTTCCAGGATCCCATGACCTCTTTGAACCCTCTGTTCACCATCGGCGATCAGCTGATGGAAACGATCATGCAGCATCAAAAGGTCTCCAGGGAAGAAGCTTACAAAAGAGCCGTCGAAATGCTCAGACTCGTTCAGATACCAGAACCCGAAAAGAGAATGAAGGCTTATCCGTTCGAGTTCAGCGGTGGAATGAGGCAGCGCGTCGTCATCGCCATAGCACTCAGTTGCAATCCGAGCATACTCATAGCGGACGAACCAACCACCGCTCTCGACGTCACCATACAGGCCCAGATACTCGAGCTCATGAGACAGCTGCAGGAGACTCTAAAAATGGCCATGATCTTCATCACACACGACCTCGGCGTGATCGCTTCGATGGCGCACCGCATCATCGTCATGTACGGTGGAAAACAGATGGAAGAAGGGTCTGCCGAGGACATCTTCTACAATCCGGTACATCCTTACACGAACATGTTGCTGAGAAGCATCCCAAGGGTCGATAAGAAGATCGAAAGGCTCGAACCGATACCCGGTCAACCACCGCGCATGATAGATATACCCAAAGTCTGTCCTTTCCTGCCACGCTGTCCGAGATCGATCGACGAATGTTCCAAGCGGATCCCAGACATGATCGAAGTGTCACCCGGTCATCGCGTGAGATGCTTCAATCCTGTCGAGGGTGGTGTGTGA